A single genomic interval of Methylophilales bacterium MBRSF5 harbors:
- a CDS encoding preprotein translocase yields the protein MFDISFSEFILVVVVFVLFVNPKNIPKISHYLGTIFKKINHLFFNVKEEIFREETFKKLKKIEKEIFSKNEK from the coding sequence ATGTTTGATATATCTTTTTCTGAATTTATTCTTGTTGTCGTTGTTTTTGTATTGTTCGTAAATCCAAAAAATATTCCAAAAATTTCTCATTACCTCGGAACAATATTTAAAAAAATTAACCATCTATTTTTTAATGTCAAAGAAGAAATTTTTCGTGAGGAGACATTTAAGAAGTTAAAAAAAATTGAAAAAGAAATCTTTTCAAAGAATGAAAAATAA
- a CDS encoding phosphoribosyl-ATP pyrophosphatase, whose product MSELEQLQQLIESKKDSDPSLSYTAKLFSQGIEEIQKKFGEESIELIIASNQDNKKNVINESADVLYHLLVLLSEKSVTLKEVISELGRRSGMSGLEEKAGRNK is encoded by the coding sequence ATGAGCGAGTTAGAACAATTACAACAATTAATAGAAAGTAAAAAAGATAGCGACCCGTCATTATCTTATACAGCGAAATTATTTTCTCAAGGAATTGAAGAAATTCAAAAAAAATTTGGCGAGGAATCAATTGAGCTAATTATTGCTTCTAATCAAGATAATAAAAAAAATGTGATTAATGAATCGGCCGATGTTCTCTATCACCTTCTTGTGTTGTTATCAGAAAAATCAGTTACCCTAAAAGAGGTAATCAGTGAACTTGGGAGAAGATCTGGCATGTCTGGACTAGAGGAAAAAGCTGGCAGGAATAAGTGA
- a CDS encoding ubiquinol-cytochrome C reductase: MSKKDKGFDKDRRKFLLTATALTGGLGVAAAGIPFVSSMTPSEKAKAAGASVEVDTSKIKKGELITTEWRGQPVWVLNRTDEMIQSLPKLDKNLADPDLKVTSQQPKYCQNATRSIKSDMLVVVGICTHLGCSPSAKIEPKGDMGDDWTGGFFCPCHGSKFDLAGRVYKGSPAPTNLVVPPHKYIDENTILIGEDSKEEA; this comes from the coding sequence ATGTCGAAAAAAGATAAAGGTTTTGACAAAGACCGAAGAAAATTTTTGTTAACCGCTACTGCTCTTACAGGTGGTCTGGGAGTTGCAGCAGCTGGAATCCCATTTGTTTCAAGTATGACTCCAAGTGAAAAGGCTAAGGCTGCGGGAGCATCTGTAGAGGTGGACACCTCAAAAATTAAAAAGGGCGAGCTAATTACTACGGAGTGGAGGGGTCAACCTGTTTGGGTGTTAAATAGAACAGATGAGATGATCCAATCACTTCCAAAGTTAGATAAAAACTTGGCAGATCCAGATCTCAAAGTGACCTCCCAACAACCTAAGTATTGTCAAAATGCTACACGTTCGATTAAGTCCGATATGTTAGTTGTAGTTGGCATATGCACTCACCTTGGTTGTTCACCATCGGCCAAAATAGAGCCAAAAGGTGATATGGGTGATGATTGGACTGGCGGCTTTTTCTGTCCTTGCCATGGATCAAAATTTGATCTCGCGGGAAGAGTTTATAAGGGCTCTCCTGCACCGACAAACCTTGTAGTCCCTCCACATAAATATATTGATGAAAATACTATATTGATTGGTGAAGATTCAAAGGAAGAAGCATAA
- a CDS encoding phosphoribosyl-AMP cyclohydrolase: MNVFDQIKWNDQGLIPAILQDNNSMKVVMMAWMNEEALSKTIETKQCYFYSRSRNKIWLKGEESGNFHNVVSILVDCDIDSLLVKVNVKSGISCHTGRNSCFYNEISDNGDTINIIEEVLKDPKLIYKK, translated from the coding sequence ATGAATGTTTTTGATCAAATAAAATGGAATGATCAAGGTTTGATCCCCGCTATACTTCAGGATAATAATTCGATGAAGGTTGTCATGATGGCTTGGATGAATGAAGAAGCTTTGTCTAAGACTATTGAAACTAAACAGTGTTATTTTTATTCCCGATCAAGGAATAAGATTTGGCTCAAAGGGGAAGAGTCAGGTAATTTTCATAACGTGGTGAGTATTCTTGTAGACTGTGACATTGATTCATTACTCGTTAAGGTTAATGTCAAGAGTGGCATATCATGTCATACGGGAAGGAATTCATGTTTTTATAATGAAATTAGTGATAATGGAGATACAATAAATATTATTGAAGAGGTATTGAAAGACCCAAAATTAATTTACAAGAAATAA
- a CDS encoding cytochrome C — protein MQMKKFIAILIAFMMGLHNSISFSADGSYHLDNAKINLDDEQSLQRGARNFINYCLNCHSANYMRYNRLADIGLSDDVIKENLLFTAEKTGELMDINMDSTEAKKWFGANPPNLTVTARSRGKDWIYSYLRTFYVDESRELGWNNLVYPNAAMPHVLWELQGIQNLEDNKLKLTKSGLLSAEEYDQFVLDTTNYMVFMAEPAKLVRHKIGYYVIGFLLILLILVINLKKEFWKDIK, from the coding sequence ATACAAATGAAAAAATTTATCGCAATTTTAATTGCCTTTATGATGGGTCTACATAATAGTATTTCTTTTTCAGCAGATGGTTCCTATCATTTAGATAATGCAAAAATAAATTTAGACGATGAACAGTCTCTGCAACGAGGGGCGAGGAATTTCATCAATTATTGTTTAAATTGTCACAGCGCTAATTACATGAGATACAACAGGCTAGCTGACATTGGTCTGAGCGATGATGTGATTAAAGAGAATTTGCTTTTCACTGCAGAGAAAACAGGTGAGTTAATGGATATCAATATGGACAGCACAGAAGCTAAAAAATGGTTTGGTGCTAACCCCCCCAATTTAACTGTTACGGCAAGATCTAGAGGTAAAGATTGGATCTATAGCTATTTAAGAACATTTTATGTAGATGAATCCAGAGAGCTTGGATGGAATAACTTAGTCTATCCAAATGCAGCAATGCCGCATGTCTTATGGGAGTTACAAGGCATTCAGAATTTGGAAGACAACAAATTAAAATTAACCAAGTCCGGGTTATTGTCTGCTGAGGAGTATGATCAATTCGTATTGGATACAACGAACTATATGGTTTTTATGGCAGAGCCAGCTAAATTGGTGCGACATAAAATAGGTTACTACGTCATCGGTTTTCTTTTAATCTTATTGATCTTAGTAATTAATTTAAAAAAAGAATTTTGGAAAGATATTAAATAA
- the tuf gene encoding elongation factor Tu (EF-Tu; promotes GTP-dependent binding of aminoacyl-tRNA to the A-site of ribosomes during protein biosynthesis; when the tRNA anticodon matches the mRNA codon, GTP hydrolysis results; the inactive EF-Tu-GDP leaves the ribosome and release of GDP is promoted by elongation factor Ts; many prokaryotes have two copies of the gene encoding EF-Tu) — MAKGKFERTKPHVNVGTIGHVDHGKTTLTAAITTILTKKHGGEAKDYSAIDSAPEERARGITINTAHVEYETETRHYAHVDCPGHADYVKNMITGAAQMDGAILVCSAADGPMPQTREHILLSRQVGVPYIVVFLNKADMVDDKELLELVEMEVRDLLNKYEFPGDDTPIIMGSALKALEGDQSEIGEPAILKLAEALDSYIPTPERAVDGTFLMPVEDVFSISGRGTVVTGRVERGIIKVNEEIEIVGIKATEKTTCTGVEMFRKLLDEGQAGDNVGVLLRGTKREDVERGQVLAKPGSITPHTKFTAEIYCLSKDEGGRHTPFFNGYRPQFYFRTTDVTGAVELPEGTEMVMPGDNVSITATLIAPIAMEEGLRFAVREGGRTVGAGVVAKIVE; from the coding sequence ATGGCTAAAGGTAAATTTGAGCGTACCAAACCCCATGTTAACGTCGGCACAATTGGCCACGTGGATCATGGTAAAACAACATTAACAGCTGCGATCACAACCATTCTGACTAAGAAACACGGTGGTGAAGCTAAAGATTATTCAGCTATTGATTCAGCTCCTGAAGAAAGAGCTCGTGGTATTACGATTAATACTGCTCACGTTGAATACGAAACTGAAACTCGTCACTATGCTCACGTTGATTGCCCAGGCCACGCGGATTATGTGAAAAACATGATTACCGGCGCTGCTCAAATGGATGGTGCGATTCTCGTATGTTCTGCAGCTGACGGCCCAATGCCACAAACTCGTGAACACATCCTTTTATCACGCCAAGTGGGTGTGCCATACATCGTTGTATTCCTTAACAAAGCTGATATGGTGGATGACAAAGAATTACTCGAATTAGTAGAAATGGAAGTTCGTGACTTATTAAATAAATACGAATTCCCAGGTGATGACACTCCAATCATTATGGGCTCTGCTCTTAAAGCTCTTGAAGGTGACCAATCTGAGATTGGTGAGCCAGCAATTCTTAAACTTGCAGAAGCACTTGACTCTTACATCCCAACTCCAGAACGTGCAGTGGACGGTACCTTCTTGATGCCAGTAGAGGACGTGTTCTCTATCTCTGGTCGAGGTACTGTGGTAACCGGCCGTGTGGAACGTGGCATTATTAAGGTCAACGAAGAGATTGAAATTGTTGGTATCAAGGCAACTGAAAAAACAACATGTACTGGTGTAGAAATGTTCCGTAAATTACTTGACGAAGGTCAAGCAGGTGACAACGTGGGTGTGCTTTTAAGAGGTACAAAACGTGAAGATGTTGAACGTGGCCAAGTGCTTGCGAAACCAGGTTCAATTACACCACACACAAAATTTACTGCTGAAATTTACTGCTTAAGTAAAGATGAAGGTGGTCGACACACTCCATTCTTTAATGGATATCGTCCTCAGTTCTACTTTAGAACAACAGACGTAACAGGCGCTGTGGAGTTACCAGAAGGTACAGAAATGGTAATGCCAGGCGACAACGTATCGATTACAGCAACATTGATTGCACCGATCGCGATGGAAGAAGGTTTACGCTTCGCTGTTCGTGAAGGTGGCCGTACCGTTGGTGCCGGTGTTGTTGCAAAGATTGTTGAGTAA
- a CDS encoding preprotein translocase subunit SecE, with product MSDKLKTTSAIVVFTLGIVGFYALDSQPLVLQVLSVLVGLGLSLFIFKQSAKGNELFTFLNSVVLEAKKVVWPTRKETVQMTLVVFVVVVLMAIFLALVDIGFTYIVNLVLGR from the coding sequence TTGAGTGATAAATTAAAAACAACTTCAGCGATTGTTGTTTTCACATTGGGAATTGTGGGTTTCTATGCCTTAGATAGCCAGCCACTTGTCTTGCAAGTGCTTAGCGTGCTTGTGGGATTAGGTTTGTCACTTTTTATTTTTAAGCAATCAGCTAAAGGTAACGAATTATTTACTTTTTTAAATAGTGTTGTTTTGGAAGCAAAAAAGGTTGTATGGCCGACACGAAAAGAAACAGTACAAATGACACTGGTGGTATTTGTGGTAGTTGTTTTGATGGCTATCTTTTTAGCATTAGTAGACATTGGTTTTACTTATATTGTTAACTTAGTTTTGGGACGATAA
- a CDS encoding primosome subunit DnaD, which translates to MPGFKELLIILVVVLIIFGAGRLKNIGKDLGAAIKNFKEGMSDKSDKKDK; encoded by the coding sequence ATGCCCGGTTTTAAAGAATTATTAATTATTTTGGTGGTTGTATTGATTATATTTGGCGCCGGAAGATTAAAAAATATTGGAAAGGATCTTGGGGCTGCCATAAAAAATTTCAAAGAGGGTATGTCTGACAAGTCGGATAAAAAAGATAAATAA
- a CDS encoding cytochrome B — translation MQKNNGFMSWVDQRLPVSSFIKNHLTHYYAPKNFNFLYFFGALAIVLFVLQILTGIFLTMHYKPDALHAFASVEYIMRDVSFGWVIRYMHSTGASLFFVVIYMHMFRALIYGSYKQPRELLWIFGVLIFLLLMAEAFFGYLLPWGQMSYWGAQVIVNLFATVPFIGPDLAEWVRGDYLVSDATLNRFFAFHVIALPLALAGLIFLHLAALHSVGSNNPDGIEIKENKDKKTGIPLDGIPFHPYYTVKDLIGLTVFLIVFASIIFFMPEVGGYFLEHNNFVPADPLVTPAHIAPVWYFTPFYSILRAVPPILNSQFPGVAAMGAAVLILFLVPWLDKSKVKSIRYKGSLYKKWIIAFVISFLVLGYLGTVPSNIWGQMPNFIPLLGGLDWATFVARIFTVIYFAFFILMPWYSKKDKTKPVPKRVTYK, via the coding sequence ATGCAAAAAAATAATGGATTTATGAGTTGGGTTGATCAGAGACTTCCTGTTTCATCTTTTATTAAAAATCACCTAACGCACTACTACGCGCCAAAAAATTTTAATTTTCTGTATTTCTTTGGAGCGTTGGCTATCGTCTTATTTGTTCTGCAAATTTTGACAGGAATTTTCCTTACCATGCACTATAAACCAGATGCGCTTCATGCATTTGCCTCGGTGGAATACATCATGAGAGATGTCTCGTTTGGTTGGGTTATTCGGTATATGCATTCGACAGGGGCATCATTATTTTTTGTTGTGATTTATATGCATATGTTCAGGGCGCTTATTTATGGATCATATAAGCAGCCCCGAGAATTGTTATGGATCTTTGGAGTACTGATCTTCCTATTACTCATGGCAGAGGCTTTCTTTGGGTATCTACTTCCCTGGGGTCAGATGTCTTATTGGGGAGCTCAGGTCATTGTCAATTTATTTGCTACCGTTCCTTTTATTGGTCCAGATTTAGCAGAATGGGTGAGGGGTGACTATCTCGTTTCAGATGCAACACTCAACAGATTTTTTGCTTTTCATGTGATTGCACTCCCGCTTGCATTAGCTGGCCTTATTTTCCTTCATTTAGCTGCATTACATTCAGTAGGTTCGAACAATCCTGATGGTATTGAAATCAAAGAAAATAAAGATAAGAAGACCGGTATTCCTTTGGACGGCATTCCGTTTCATCCTTACTATACAGTTAAGGATTTAATTGGTCTAACTGTGTTTTTGATTGTTTTTGCTTCGATTATATTTTTTATGCCTGAGGTTGGCGGATACTTTTTAGAACATAATAACTTTGTTCCAGCTGACCCGCTTGTGACCCCTGCCCATATTGCTCCAGTATGGTATTTCACCCCATTCTATTCAATCTTGCGTGCTGTTCCTCCTATTTTGAATAGCCAATTTCCGGGAGTCGCTGCTATGGGCGCTGCAGTATTGATCCTGTTCCTTGTTCCATGGTTGGATAAAAGCAAAGTGAAGTCCATCAGATATAAAGGAAGTTTATATAAAAAATGGATTATTGCCTTTGTCATTAGTTTTTTAGTGCTCGGCTATCTTGGGACTGTTCCATCCAATATCTGGGGACAAATGCCGAATTTCATTCCTCTTCTAGGCGGACTTGATTGGGCAACATTTGTTGCTAGAATTTTCACTGTCATCTACTTTGCTTTCTTTATTTTAATGCCTTGGTATAGCAAAAAAGATAAGACAAAACCAGTTCCGAAGAGAGTGACATACAAATGA
- a CDS encoding antitermination protein NusG, with amino-acid sequence MTKRWYAVQAYSGYEKIVQKGLLERIEISNIKEQFGDVLVPVEEVVELKAGQKTISERRLYPGYVLVQMDMNDDSWHLVRSTPKVTAFIGGSALKPTPIKDKEVELILRRMDDSKVNPTQKLTFEVGESVRVIDGPFKDFSGSVQEINYEKNKLRVEVVIFGRATPVELDFGQIQKEV; translated from the coding sequence ATGACGAAAAGATGGTATGCAGTTCAGGCTTATTCGGGATACGAAAAAATCGTTCAAAAAGGTTTATTGGAACGTATTGAAATTTCAAATATAAAAGAACAGTTTGGTGACGTTCTCGTTCCTGTTGAAGAAGTTGTTGAATTAAAGGCCGGGCAAAAAACAATCAGTGAGCGAAGGCTCTACCCTGGATATGTTTTGGTTCAGATGGACATGAACGATGATAGCTGGCACTTAGTGAGAAGCACTCCTAAGGTGACTGCATTTATCGGTGGTTCTGCGCTAAAACCAACACCAATTAAAGATAAAGAAGTCGAGTTAATACTTCGTCGTATGGATGACAGTAAAGTTAATCCAACACAAAAATTAACGTTTGAAGTTGGCGAATCAGTTCGAGTAATTGATGGACCATTTAAGGATTTCTCTGGATCAGTCCAAGAAATTAATTATGAAAAAAATAAACTTCGTGTTGAAGTGGTCATCTTTGGTCGAGCTACTCCAGTAGAGCTTGACTTTGGTCAGATTCAAAAAGAAGTTTAG
- a CDS encoding HIT-like protein (HIT-like protein CPn_0488/CP_0266/CPj0488/CpB0508), giving the protein MTSCIFCKIVNKELPATIVYEDDEFLAFNDINPIDKVHILIIPKQHIENLISAEKDGVDSEIFGRMLMLGTKLAKESGLEGFRTMINSGASGGQEVFHIHFHVYGGSSQLKKI; this is encoded by the coding sequence ATGACTTCATGTATTTTTTGCAAAATCGTCAATAAAGAACTCCCTGCAACCATTGTCTATGAAGATGATGAATTCTTGGCATTTAATGACATTAACCCCATCGATAAAGTCCATATCCTAATTATTCCCAAACAACATATTGAAAATCTAATCTCTGCTGAAAAAGACGGAGTGGATTCAGAAATTTTTGGAAGAATGCTGATGCTTGGAACCAAGCTTGCAAAAGAAAGTGGTTTGGAAGGTTTTAGAACGATGATTAATTCAGGCGCCAGCGGTGGTCAGGAAGTGTTTCACATCCATTTCCATGTTTATGGTGGTAGCAGTCAACTCAAAAAAATATAA
- a CDS encoding stringent starvation protein A — protein MMKLYSHSTNPLSHRCRIVLFEKGMDFEVIDVDMDNKPDELTTLSPYVDSPVLIERNLVLTDPNIINEYIDERFPHPQLMPPDPIMRARARLFLKDFENQLFIHMTDLEGADAAKKNKAIKNITEGLLQLVPILNKQPYLLYDEYSMLDVAMAPLLWRLDHYGIKLPSSAKPLMKYADSLFNRPLFDEAMTPAEKAMR, from the coding sequence ATGATGAAGCTTTATTCGCATTCCACTAATCCTCTGAGTCATAGATGTAGGATTGTTTTATTTGAAAAAGGTATGGACTTCGAGGTGATCGATGTTGACATGGATAATAAACCAGATGAGTTGACTACATTGAGTCCATACGTTGATTCTCCAGTATTAATAGAACGTAACCTAGTTCTTACTGATCCAAATATCATTAATGAGTATATTGATGAGAGATTTCCGCATCCACAGTTGATGCCGCCTGATCCGATCATGCGAGCTCGTGCAAGGCTTTTTTTGAAGGATTTTGAAAATCAGCTTTTTATTCACATGACAGATTTAGAAGGAGCTGATGCTGCAAAAAAAAATAAAGCAATTAAAAATATTACTGAAGGATTGCTGCAGTTAGTCCCAATTTTAAATAAGCAGCCGTATCTTTTATATGATGAATATTCAATGCTTGACGTGGCAATGGCTCCATTACTTTGGAGGTTAGATCACTACGGTATAAAACTTCCATCAAGTGCAAAACCATTAATGAAATATGCTGATTCATTATTTAATCGCCCATTATTTGATGAGGCGATGACACCTGCTGAAAAAGCAATGAGATAA
- a CDS encoding 50S ribosomal protein L11, producing MAKKIQGYIKLQIPAGKANPSPPVGPALGQQGLNIMDFCKAFNAQTQNIEPGLPVPVVITAYSDKSFTFVMKTTPAAILIKKAAKVQKGSPVPHTNKVGKITRAQAEEIAKAKEPDLTAADMDAAVRTVAGTARSMGIEVEGV from the coding sequence ATGGCAAAAAAAATACAAGGATACATTAAGTTACAAATCCCAGCGGGTAAAGCAAACCCAAGTCCACCAGTTGGCCCAGCTCTTGGTCAGCAGGGATTAAATATTATGGACTTTTGTAAAGCTTTTAACGCTCAAACACAAAATATTGAACCCGGCCTTCCAGTGCCAGTTGTTATTACTGCATACTCAGATAAGAGTTTTACGTTTGTAATGAAAACAACACCTGCAGCTATTCTTATTAAGAAAGCGGCTAAAGTGCAAAAAGGCTCACCTGTTCCTCACACAAACAAAGTTGGAAAAATTACTCGCGCTCAGGCTGAAGAAATTGCAAAAGCAAAAGAACCTGACTTAACAGCTGCTGATATGGATGCGGCCGTAAGAACTGTGGCTGGTACTGCTCGCAGTATGGGTATTGAAGTGGAGGGTGTGTAA